The following are from one region of the Salmo trutta chromosome 22, fSalTru1.1, whole genome shotgun sequence genome:
- the rorca gene encoding nuclear receptor ROR-beta, whose translation MTKNLYNKKMRAQIEVIPCKICGDKSSGIHYGVITCEGCKGFFRRSQQNNAMYSCSRQRNCLIDRTNRNRCQHCRLQKCLALGMSRDAVKFGRMSKKQRDSLYAEVQKHQASQELAAAREDGAEVEGHGRAYSRGSSAALSDLDDISTLPDGLLFDLPLTPEGAEREYCNLEMIGGSSSSSQSSPEQNGLDFGDGNHHIKHEYQLLHESSLFTHTLLNTLPEGFSILDIERITASVVKSHIETSQHGSEELKRLVWSLYTPEETRSFQSKSAEVMWQHCAIHLTNAIQYVVEFAKRITGFLDLCQNDQIILLKAGCLDVLLIRMCRAYNPINNTVLFDGKFASAQTFKALGCDDLVGAVFDLAKSLSRMQLSEEEMALFSAAVLLSPDRPWLKDTQQVQKLQEKVYLSLQHCLHRCGSSEEKLAKMVSKLPMMKSICNLHIDKLKFFRLLHPETAYNFPPLYREVFSSEITFPDSTMG comes from the exons CACAAATTGAAGTAATACCCTGCAAGATCTGTGGGGACAAGTCATCAGGGATCCACTATGGCGTAATCACCTGTGAAGGCTGCAAG ggtTTCTTCAGACGCAGCCAGCAGAACAATGCTATGTACTCCTGCTCCCGGCAGAGGAACTGTCTGATTGACCGCACCAATCGGAATCGCTGCCAACATTGCCGGCTGCAGAAGTGCCTGGCCCTGGGCATGAGCCGTGATG CTGTGAAGTTTGGCCGCATGTCCAAAaagcagagagacagcctataCGCTGAGGTCCAGAAGCACCAGGCGTCCCAGGAGTTAGCTGCCGCCCGTGAGGATGGAGCCGAGGTCGAAGGTCATGGCCGGGCATACAGCAGAGGCTCCAGTGCCGCCCTCAGCGACCTTGACGACATCTCCACTCTGCCGGATGGCCTGCTGTTCGACCTACCCCTGACACCAGAGGGCGCCGAAAGAGAGTACTGCAATCTGGAGATGATAGGGGGCAGCAGCTCCTCCTCTCAGAGTTCGCCCGAACAGAACGGACTGGACTTCGGAGATGGCAACCACCACATCAAGCATGAGTACCAGCTGCTGCATGAGTCCAGCCTGTTCACACACACGCTGCTCAACACTCTACCCGAGGGGTTCTCAATACTCGACATCG AGCGTATTACTGCTAGTGTGGTAAAGTCTCACATAGAGACCAGTCAGCACGGCAGTGAGGAGCTGAAGAGACTTGTCTGGTCCCTGTACACCCCTGAGGAGACACGCAGCTTCCAGAGCAAG TCTGCGGAAGTCATGTGGCAGCATTGTGCCATCCACCTCACCAATGCCATCCAGTACGTGGTGGAGTTTGCCAAGCGCATCACTGGATTCCTGGATCTTTGTCAGAACGACCAGATCATTCTTCTCAAAGCAG GATGTCTGGATGTGCTTCTGATTCGCATGTGTCGCGCCTACAACCCCATCAACAACACTGTTCTGTTTGATGGCAAGTTTGCCAGTGCACAGACCTTCAAAGCTCTTG GTTGTGATGACCTTGTGGGTGCCGTGTTTGACCTGGCCAAGAGCCTGAGCCGTATGCAGCTCTCTGAAGAGGAAATGGCTCTGTTCAGTGCTGCTGTTCTCCTGTCACCAG ACCGACCATGGTTGAAAGACACCCAACAGGTTCAGAAACTTCAAGAGAAAGTATATCTCTCTCTGCAGCATTGTCTACACAGATGTGGCTCATCGGAGGAGAAACTGGCAAAG ATGGTGTCCAAGCTTCCCATGATGAAGTCCATCTGCAATCTCCACATTGACAAGCTCAAGTTTTTCCGTCTCCTCCACCCAGAGACGGCATACAATTTCCCCCCTCTGTACCGCGAGGTGTTCAGCAGTGAAATCACCTTCCCAGACTCCACAATGGGCTAA